In one window of Posidoniimonas corsicana DNA:
- the coaE gene encoding dephospho-CoA kinase (Dephospho-CoA kinase (CoaE) performs the final step in coenzyme A biosynthesis.) translates to MLTIGLIGGIASGKSTVAQLLAEEGAVVLDADRFAHQALAEPGVLAQLSERWGPGILDADGALDRRQVAKRVFGDSPDAADERRFLEQLVHPRVRAKLKQAIADHAASGGSVAVLDIPLLIEAGWAADCDLVLFVDSDPDQRRARAAQRGWGSGELAQREAAQLPIAEKRLRADHVIDNDGDLESLRRSVEAFWCNEVAPRVSG, encoded by the coding sequence TTGCTCACTATTGGCCTCATCGGCGGCATCGCCAGCGGCAAATCGACCGTCGCCCAGTTGCTGGCGGAGGAGGGCGCAGTGGTGCTGGACGCCGACCGGTTCGCTCACCAGGCGCTCGCCGAGCCGGGCGTGCTCGCCCAGCTGTCCGAGCGCTGGGGGCCTGGAATCCTCGACGCGGACGGGGCTCTCGACCGCCGGCAGGTAGCCAAGCGGGTGTTCGGCGACTCGCCCGACGCGGCCGACGAACGCCGGTTCCTGGAACAACTCGTGCACCCCCGCGTCCGTGCAAAGCTGAAGCAGGCGATTGCAGACCACGCCGCGTCCGGCGGGTCCGTGGCGGTGCTCGACATCCCGCTGCTGATCGAGGCCGGTTGGGCCGCCGACTGCGACCTGGTCCTGTTTGTCGATTCCGACCCCGACCAGCGGCGGGCCCGGGCGGCCCAGCGGGGATGGGGCTCCGGCGAGTTGGCTCAACGGGAAGCGGCGCAGCTGCCGATAGCAGAGAAGCGGCTGCGCGCTGACCACGTCATCGACAACGACGGGGACCTAGAGTCCCTCCGCCGCAGCGTAGAGGCCTTCTGGTGCAATGAGGTCGCCCCGCGCGTCAGCGGCTAG